A region of Nocardioides sp. JS614 DNA encodes the following proteins:
- a CDS encoding polyprenyl synthetase family protein yields the protein MTPASSGLALPVTDEALASRLRDRMAAVEVALAGHVVSRAGFVSETASHLMAAGGKRFRPLLVLLAAETGEHPDADEVITAACVVELTHLASLYHDDVMDEAELRRGAVSANARWDNHVAILTGDFLFSKSSELTAELGPDAVRVQARTFTRLVEGQILETVQPGPGEDPLAHYLDVVAGKTGSLIATSAHYGARFGGASREVEEALTAYGEIVGSAFQLSDDILDIASDSGESGKTPGTDLREGVPTLPVLMARASTDPADARLLELLGGDLTDDDRHAEALRLLRAHPALGQARDYVIARAHEAKAHLAVVPPGPVRDALEAFADLVAVRSS from the coding sequence GTGACCCCTGCTTCCTCCGGATTGGCGCTCCCCGTCACCGACGAGGCTCTCGCCTCCCGGTTGCGTGACCGCATGGCCGCGGTCGAGGTCGCCCTGGCCGGCCACGTGGTCAGCCGCGCGGGCTTCGTCAGCGAGACCGCCAGCCACCTGATGGCGGCCGGCGGGAAGCGGTTCCGGCCGCTGCTGGTGCTGCTGGCCGCCGAGACCGGGGAGCACCCCGACGCCGACGAGGTGATCACTGCGGCGTGCGTCGTGGAGCTGACCCACCTGGCGTCGCTGTACCACGACGACGTGATGGACGAGGCCGAGCTGCGCCGCGGCGCGGTCTCGGCCAACGCCCGTTGGGACAACCACGTCGCGATCCTCACCGGGGACTTCCTGTTCTCGAAGTCCTCCGAGCTGACGGCCGAGCTCGGCCCGGACGCCGTCCGCGTCCAGGCCCGGACGTTCACCCGGCTGGTCGAGGGCCAGATCCTGGAGACCGTGCAGCCCGGGCCGGGCGAGGACCCGCTCGCCCACTACCTCGACGTGGTCGCCGGCAAGACCGGCTCGCTGATCGCGACCTCGGCGCACTACGGCGCCCGGTTCGGCGGCGCCAGCCGCGAGGTCGAGGAGGCGCTGACGGCGTACGGCGAGATCGTCGGCTCGGCGTTCCAGCTCTCCGACGACATCCTCGACATCGCCTCCGACTCCGGCGAGTCCGGGAAGACGCCCGGCACCGACCTCCGCGAGGGCGTGCCCACGCTGCCGGTGCTGATGGCGCGGGCCTCGACCGACCCCGCGGACGCGCGCCTGCTCGAGCTGCTCGGCGGCGACCTCACCGATGACGACCGGCACGCCGAGGCGCTGCGCCTGCTGCGGGCCCACCCGGCCCTCGGCCAGGCCCGCGACTACGTGATCGCCCGCGCGCACGAGGCCAAGGCCCACCTCGCCGTCGTACCCCCTGGCCCGGTGCGCGACGCGCTCGAGGCGTTCGCCGACCTGGTGGCTGTCCGTTCCTCCTAG
- the rarD gene encoding EamA family transporter RarD, which translates to MPEPRRGLAFGFAAYAMWGAFPLYWPLLEPAGATEILAHRVLWSALTMGLLLLVLARTPQLRAVLRDRRVRLLLTIAAAVISVNWVTYIWGVNNDRVVETSLGYFINPLVTVLMGVVVLHERLRPLQWMAMGLASGAVVVLAVDYGRLPWVALILAFSFGSYGLCKKTANVGATESLAFETAVIAPFAAGYLAWLGWTGGSNFASHGAGHALLFATTGVVTAVPLICFGAAATRVSMVTLGLLQYLAPIIQFALGVLWFHEDMPAGRWVGFVLVWIALVVFTVEAVNHRRRQLRLTVEATTAS; encoded by the coding sequence GTGCCGGAACCGCGTCGTGGGCTTGCGTTCGGGTTCGCGGCGTACGCCATGTGGGGAGCCTTCCCGCTCTACTGGCCGTTGCTGGAGCCCGCCGGGGCGACCGAGATCCTCGCACACCGCGTGCTCTGGTCCGCCCTCACGATGGGCCTCCTCCTGCTGGTGCTGGCCCGGACGCCGCAGCTGCGCGCGGTGCTGCGCGACCGGCGCGTCCGGCTCCTGCTGACCATCGCCGCCGCGGTGATCAGTGTGAACTGGGTGACCTACATCTGGGGCGTCAACAACGACCGGGTCGTCGAGACCTCCCTGGGATACTTCATCAACCCGCTCGTGACCGTGCTGATGGGTGTCGTGGTCCTCCACGAGCGGCTGCGCCCGCTGCAATGGATGGCGATGGGGCTCGCGTCCGGAGCGGTCGTCGTCCTCGCTGTCGACTACGGGCGACTGCCATGGGTGGCCCTGATCCTGGCGTTCTCGTTCGGCAGCTACGGCCTGTGCAAGAAGACCGCGAACGTCGGGGCGACCGAGAGCCTCGCGTTCGAGACCGCCGTGATCGCTCCGTTCGCCGCCGGCTACCTGGCCTGGCTGGGTTGGACCGGCGGGTCGAACTTCGCCAGCCACGGCGCGGGTCACGCGCTGCTGTTCGCCACGACCGGCGTCGTCACCGCCGTACCGCTGATCTGCTTCGGCGCGGCCGCGACCCGGGTGTCCATGGTGACCCTGGGCCTGCTGCAGTACCTCGCGCCGATCATCCAGTTCGCCCTCGGAGTGCTGTGGTTCCACGAGGACATGCCTGCCGGCCGCTGGGTCGGGTTCGTCCTGGTCTGGATCGCCCTGGTGGTGTTCACCGTCGAGGCGGTCAACCACCGCCGCCGCCAGCTGCGCCTCACCGTCGAGGCCACCACCGCGAGCTAG
- a CDS encoding 2-oxoacid:ferredoxin oxidoreductase subunit beta, with the protein MTTDLNFPGLRSGVELVPTTDQSQTGKDYTSDQEVRWCPGCGDYAVLKAVQGFLPDLGLRRENIVFISGIGCSSRFPYYLDTYGMHSIHGRAPSIATGIATAREDLSVWVVTGDGDALSIGGNHLIHALRRNVNMTILLFNNRIYGLTKGQYSPTSEAGKITKSTPMGSLDHPFNPVSLALGAEGSFVARTIDSDRKHLTSVLSAAAAHRGTSFVEIYQNCPIFNDGAFDALKSPDTKADAIIPLVHGEPIRFGAPDSNGLGTKGLIRDVGPGGTGGVKIVDLADLGDAAEDKVLVHDAYNPDPSTAFAISRLTDSGYLHQSPIGIFRQVERPTYDDQARAQVSEAKAAHPGDRSERLAALIGGGDTWTVV; encoded by the coding sequence ATGACCACCGACCTCAACTTCCCGGGCCTGCGCTCGGGCGTCGAGCTGGTCCCGACCACCGACCAGTCGCAGACCGGCAAGGACTACACCTCCGACCAGGAGGTGCGCTGGTGCCCCGGCTGCGGTGACTACGCGGTGCTCAAGGCCGTGCAGGGGTTCCTGCCCGACCTGGGGCTGCGCCGGGAGAACATCGTCTTCATCTCCGGCATCGGCTGCTCCAGCCGCTTCCCCTACTACCTCGACACCTACGGGATGCACTCCATCCACGGCCGGGCCCCCTCGATCGCGACCGGCATCGCCACCGCCCGGGAGGACCTCTCCGTGTGGGTGGTCACCGGTGACGGCGACGCGCTGTCCATCGGCGGCAACCACCTGATCCACGCCCTGCGCCGCAACGTGAACATGACGATCCTGCTGTTCAACAACCGCATCTACGGGCTGACCAAGGGGCAGTACTCCCCCACCTCCGAGGCCGGCAAGATCACCAAGTCCACCCCGATGGGCTCCCTGGACCACCCGTTCAACCCGGTCTCGCTCGCGCTCGGCGCCGAGGGCAGCTTCGTCGCCCGCACCATCGACTCCGACCGCAAGCACCTGACCTCGGTGCTCTCCGCGGCCGCCGCCCACCGGGGTACGTCGTTCGTGGAGATCTACCAGAACTGCCCGATCTTCAACGACGGCGCCTTCGACGCCTTGAAGTCCCCCGACACCAAGGCCGATGCGATCATCCCGCTGGTCCACGGCGAGCCGATCCGGTTCGGCGCCCCCGACAGCAACGGCCTGGGCACCAAGGGCCTGATCCGCGACGTCGGACCTGGGGGGACCGGCGGCGTCAAGATCGTCGACCTGGCCGACCTCGGCGATGCGGCCGAGGACAAGGTGCTGGTCCACGACGCCTACAACCCCGACCCGTCCACGGCGTTCGCGATCTCCCGGCTCACCGACTCCGGCTACCTCCACCAGTCCCCGATCGGCATCTTCCGCCAGGTCGAGCGACCCACGTACGACGACCAGGCCCGCGCCCAGGTCAGCGAGGCGAAGGCCGCGCACCCCGGCGACCGCTCCGAGCGCCTCGCCGCCCTGATCGGCGGCGGCGACACCTGGACCGTCGTCTGA
- a CDS encoding 2-oxoacid:acceptor oxidoreductase subunit alpha — protein MSVQQGKQVKQLDRVIIRFAGDSGDGMQLTGDRFTQESAVFGNDLVTLPNFPAEIRAPQGTLPGVSSFQVHFADHDILTAGDAPDVLVAMNPAALKANLGDLPKGAAIIVDTHDFTSRNLAKAGYATNPLDVLGDVNDPLGAFAVHAVDLTGMTIEAVKEFGLSRKDAARAKNMFALGLLSWMYGRPTEPTITFLEKRFAKVADIRDANIAAFKAGWNFGETTETFVVQYEIKPAPMAPGTYRNITGNLALAYGLVAGGVQSGLPVFLGSYPITPASDILHELSKHKAFGVTTFQAEDEIAGVGSAIGASFAGSLAVTTTSGPGIALKSEAIGLAVMTELPLVVVDVQRGGPSTGLPTKTEQADLLQAMFGRNGEAPVPIVAPRSPGDCFDAALEACRIAVTYRTPVMLLSDGYLANGSEPWRIPELADLPTIDPAFASPAAEGDTFQPYSRDPETLARPWAPPGTAGLEHRIGGLEKADITGNISYDPANHDFMVRTRQAKVDRIAESLPPLEVDDPSAEDGQGAKVVVLGWGSTYGPIGAGVRRVRKAGYRVAQVHLRHLNPFPKDLGEILARYDKVLVPEMNLGQLSLLIRAKYLVDAVGYNQVRGLPLKAAEVAQAIGELISQAEGIQVDLTDTTTADTTAGSTASTAVSTEEALS, from the coding sequence GTGTCTGTTCAGCAGGGGAAGCAGGTCAAGCAGCTCGACCGGGTGATCATCCGGTTCGCGGGTGACTCCGGTGACGGCATGCAGCTGACCGGTGACCGGTTCACGCAGGAGTCGGCGGTGTTCGGCAACGACCTGGTGACGCTGCCGAACTTCCCGGCCGAGATCCGGGCGCCCCAGGGCACCCTGCCGGGCGTGTCGTCCTTCCAGGTGCACTTCGCCGACCACGACATCCTGACCGCGGGCGACGCACCCGACGTGCTGGTCGCGATGAACCCGGCGGCGCTGAAGGCCAACCTGGGCGACCTGCCGAAGGGTGCCGCGATCATCGTCGACACCCACGACTTCACCTCCCGCAACCTGGCCAAGGCGGGGTATGCGACCAACCCGCTGGACGTGTTGGGCGACGTGAACGACCCGCTCGGGGCGTTCGCCGTGCACGCGGTGGACCTGACCGGGATGACGATCGAGGCGGTCAAGGAGTTCGGGCTCTCGCGCAAGGACGCGGCGCGCGCGAAGAACATGTTCGCGCTGGGGCTGCTGTCCTGGATGTACGGGCGGCCCACCGAGCCGACGATCACGTTCCTCGAGAAGCGGTTCGCGAAGGTCGCCGACATCCGCGACGCCAACATCGCGGCCTTCAAGGCGGGCTGGAACTTCGGTGAGACCACCGAGACCTTCGTGGTCCAGTACGAGATCAAGCCCGCGCCGATGGCGCCCGGCACCTACCGCAACATCACCGGGAACCTGGCGCTGGCCTACGGGCTGGTGGCCGGCGGCGTCCAGTCCGGGCTGCCGGTGTTCCTGGGTTCCTACCCGATCACCCCGGCCTCGGACATCCTCCACGAGCTCTCCAAGCACAAGGCGTTCGGAGTGACCACCTTCCAGGCCGAGGACGAGATCGCCGGTGTCGGCTCGGCGATCGGCGCGTCGTTCGCCGGCTCGCTGGCGGTCACCACCACCTCCGGGCCGGGGATCGCGTTGAAGTCCGAGGCGATCGGCCTGGCGGTGATGACCGAGCTGCCGCTCGTGGTCGTCGACGTCCAGCGCGGCGGACCCTCGACCGGACTGCCGACCAAGACCGAGCAGGCCGACCTGCTGCAGGCCATGTTCGGCCGCAACGGCGAAGCCCCGGTGCCGATCGTGGCGCCCCGTTCACCCGGGGACTGCTTCGACGCCGCGCTGGAGGCGTGCCGGATCGCGGTGACCTACCGGACCCCGGTGATGCTGCTCTCCGACGGCTACCTGGCCAACGGGTCCGAGCCCTGGCGGATCCCCGAGCTCGCCGACCTGCCCACCATCGACCCGGCCTTCGCCTCGCCCGCGGCGGAGGGTGACACGTTCCAGCCCTACTCCCGCGACCCCGAGACCCTGGCCCGCCCGTGGGCACCGCCGGGGACCGCGGGGCTCGAGCACCGGATCGGCGGCCTGGAGAAGGCCGACATCACCGGCAACATCTCCTACGACCCGGCCAACCACGACTTCATGGTCCGCACCCGCCAGGCCAAGGTCGACCGGATCGCCGAGTCGCTGCCGCCGCTGGAGGTCGACGACCCCTCCGCCGAGGATGGGCAGGGTGCCAAGGTCGTCGTCCTGGGCTGGGGCTCGACGTACGGGCCGATCGGCGCCGGCGTCCGCCGGGTCCGCAAGGCCGGCTACCGCGTCGCGCAGGTCCACCTGCGCCACCTCAACCCGTTCCCCAAGGACCTCGGCGAGATCCTCGCGCGCTACGACAAGGTGCTGGTCCCCGAGATGAACCTCGGCCAGCTCTCCCTGCTGATCCGCGCCAAGTACCTCGTCGACGCCGTCGGCTACAACCAGGTCCGCGGCCTGCCGCTCAAGGCCGCCGAGGTCGCCCAGGCCATCGGCGAGCTCATCTCCCAGGCCGAGGGCATCCAGGTCGACCTGACCGACACCACCACCGCCGACACCACCGCGGGCAGCACCGCGAGCACGGCCGTGTCCACCGAGGAGGCGCTGTCATGA
- a CDS encoding sulfate ABC transporter substrate-binding protein, whose protein sequence is MKTSIKVAAAAFAGVLALTGCSASADGDADETVNVNAFSVMEAANEPVFADFAATEEGKGVRFETSYGASGDQSRAVVAGAAADVVHYSLETDVTRLVDEGLVAEDWKDDATNGIATSSVVVFVVRKGNPENIQTWDDLVKPGVEIITPNPGSSGSARWNILAAWAHVTGNGGSAEDAKSFLTRLLDNTIALPGSGREATTAFTDGSGDVLLSYENEAILAKQSGADVDYVLPPDTLLIENPAAVTVDADETAQAFLEFMTSPEAQADYAQSGFRPVVDGVDIGAVEGANDPSDPFPAPDRLFTIDGDFGGWGEAADKYFGDGEEGHPLGIITELQQQTGKVGEE, encoded by the coding sequence ATGAAGACTTCGATCAAGGTGGCGGCGGCCGCGTTCGCCGGGGTGCTTGCCTTGACCGGCTGCTCCGCCTCTGCGGACGGCGACGCCGACGAGACCGTCAACGTCAACGCGTTCTCGGTGATGGAGGCGGCCAACGAGCCCGTCTTCGCCGACTTCGCGGCCACGGAGGAGGGCAAGGGGGTTCGGTTCGAGACGTCGTACGGCGCCTCCGGTGACCAGAGCCGTGCCGTCGTGGCCGGCGCGGCCGCGGACGTCGTGCACTACTCCCTCGAGACCGACGTGACCCGGCTCGTCGACGAGGGCCTGGTGGCCGAGGACTGGAAGGACGATGCGACCAACGGCATCGCGACGTCGTCGGTCGTCGTGTTCGTGGTCCGCAAGGGCAACCCCGAGAACATCCAGACCTGGGACGACCTGGTCAAGCCCGGCGTCGAGATCATCACGCCCAACCCGGGCTCGTCCGGCTCGGCCCGCTGGAACATCCTGGCCGCCTGGGCGCACGTGACCGGAAACGGCGGCAGCGCTGAGGACGCGAAGTCGTTCCTCACCCGGCTGCTCGACAACACGATCGCCCTCCCGGGCTCTGGCCGGGAGGCCACCACGGCCTTCACCGACGGCTCCGGCGATGTGCTGCTCTCCTACGAGAACGAGGCGATCCTCGCCAAGCAGAGCGGCGCGGACGTCGACTACGTGCTGCCGCCGGACACGCTGCTGATCGAGAACCCGGCCGCCGTCACCGTCGACGCGGACGAGACCGCCCAGGCGTTCCTCGAGTTCATGACCTCGCCGGAGGCGCAGGCCGACTACGCCCAGTCGGGCTTCCGCCCGGTCGTCGACGGCGTCGACATCGGTGCGGTCGAGGGCGCCAACGATCCGTCGGACCCGTTCCCCGCACCCGACCGGCTGTTCACGATCGACGGCGACTTCGGGGGTTGGGGTGAGGCAGCCGACAAGTACTTCGGTGACGGCGAGGAGGGGCACCCCCTCGGCATCATCACCGAGCTGCAGCAGCAGACCGGCAAGGTGGGCGAGGAGTAA